Within the Glycine max cultivar Williams 82 chromosome 12, Glycine_max_v4.0, whole genome shotgun sequence genome, the region attttgcttaaattaaaacaatcttCACAACCAACAACTTTGGAAATAACTTAAGATTTAACCTAAAAAGGGactagaattaattttaataaactcaGGGTTTATTAACGATAACATTAGTTAAAAGAATCAATAAATAGAAAGTTTTTATTGAAAGATTGTATTAAAAATCACAGAAAAGTGTACTGTTTggaattttctaattattttttttcaatttttatttttttaaatagtatcTTTAAGTATATGGTTAACATTTTCGTAAgtttacaagtattttttttctttaacttctttttgtttggaactTTTGAAGGTATAATTGGCCATGCTTTGGTTAGGTGACTAATGTGGTTAAAATTCATGTTGTAAAGTGAATTTAATTCTATATGGTTTGTGTTTTTCTTAACCACCGTggttttttgattttttgtgtgattccgagaatttttttttttaaaattttgattctttGAATAGGTTACGGAAGTAATCCGGAaattaatcacatttaaaaTCTATCGTTCCTCCTCGATGATATATTCTGTGTTACCGTGATGGAACTTAAatcttcttttataaatttaacatgTGTTGTCAACTGAACTGAACTATATTTGATGTGACGTGTTAgatttatagtaaaaaaataaataaattttgtattcctaaaattaattgtgtggttaatatatataacaaattagtTCTTAATATCATGGTTTTCAAACCTAGATCACACTAGCCAGTTTGATTAGGAACTGGTCGTGTGTTCGATCTAACATTTCCTAAAAATCAGTTCAAAATCACTAAACTGGTAAAAAAGCGATAAAATTTGATGGATTAACTAGTTTTACTAGTTTAgcttaaaactattttttaaaaatctttcaaaacatcattattttgatttttttttaaaaaatattatgatttatgatacttaaaatttactttttattattattaatttatatatattatattattttttatttaatattattaagatattatattaaaatgttaaaaaaattattttattaaaattgattcgACTCGAATAATATTTCTATTAAGATCAATCTAATTTTGAGAACATTGATTAATATGAAACTTATAAGTTatactttattaatattttaaatgttatcttaacttactaattaagcaaaaaaaattttCAGTCAACTCTTAAAATGATCACACTTAAATACAAATGAATGTTCTCAAAATTAATCTAATCAAAATCCAAAACAAATCGAGTAAGCATCGTGAAATACCGAAACAGACCCTGGGAGGGGCCAATTAGGCTTTAGATGAGTACAACGCAGCTGATAACAGTCCATTCCCCCACATACTGAAATGACAGAAATACCCCTCGTTCCTTTTGTCCTTATTGTGGCTTGTTGGTGACTGTGGAACATTTGTTTCACAATTAATTTCCACCTCATATTGACCAAGAATATATTAGAGCACCGAGAATACCCAAAATCATCAGAAAAGGCCtctcccctctctctttctctctcacacacagtttgtgtcactcttttttttaattttaattttttttcatttattttttttcattttcttgtgttCTTCACCTTGAGAGGGTCCTCTGTTCTGGGCTCTGTTTTCTAATTGGAGCTTGGGCACCGAAACAACATGGGTTGGTTTTGTTGCCCAGGGAAATCAAGCAAAAAATCGGTTACCGAAGACTACAGCGACACCCTCAACCAGAAACCCATCAATTTCACTGCCACAGGtcaaattttcattctttttttacttttataatgcATTTCACTATCACGCACAGACACACTCGTATTGTTTTGTGACCTATTTTGTGTGATCGTGCTGATTGTTGTGTTTTCTCAGTGATTTTCGTTTTAATGTAAAGATTCCTTGGTGGGTGTGTCGTAAATTGATCAAAGTTCGTGTTTTTTCGGGGGTGGGATCGTCGAATGCTTCTGTTTCCGTTTTGAAATAGTGTTTTCCAGGAATTTTCGTTACGGCATAtgcaaaaggaaagaaaaaaaatgttttgttttgttttgtattgaattttgtaattaaaattttggtattaaaataatttttgtatggAACGTGTCTTCTGGCAATTCTTGAAGTTGTAAGCCTTTCAATATCGATGCTCTGATTTTGGTAGCATAAAACTAACATTAACCATACTCGATTTCGTGTTTGTTTTGGTTGGTTGCGAGGTTGGAATGATTAGATCCATAATCCAAAGTTGTGTTTGTCACTTTGGACACTTGTTTTGGTTCTATAGACTCCAcggattaaaataattttcttctgTGTTATTTTGTTTGATGTCTTTCCCTTTTGGTTTATGTgtgtttttgtatttgttataGATAGTGTCAAAGTTGATTTCAGAGTGAATGGGAATAAGGAAGATGGTTCTAAAGGTGATCAACTTGCTCTGGACGTAAAgagtttaaatttgaaagagGAGGCTTCTCAGGATAGAAAAGATAATGGTAATCGGGCACAGACATTCAGTTTTAATGAACTTGAAGCTGCGACGGGAAGTTTTAGGTTGGATTGTTTTTTGGGTGAAGGAGGCTTTGGCAAGGTTTACAAGGGACACTTGGAGAGAATAAACCAGGTTTGTTAGAAAAAGAATAGAAATTCGATGTGTTGAACCTAATCCTGCCCTGGCCAATGTGCTGTGCATTTATGAGCTAATAAGTTTGTATGACGTCATATtaggtttgttaaaaaaaaaggcaaaatttgaaattattgatgCACTGAATCTGATTCTGCTATAGTCAACGTGTCGTGCTTTTATTTGTTGATGAATAAGTATGGTGCCACATCAGTTTGCatgtttattgtttcttttgatttttcatgaGACTAAGATTTGATAGTGGTTGTGTAGGTTGTAGCTATAAagcaaaatttgaaatattgatGCATTGAACCTGATAATGCTCTAGTCAATGTGAATGCATTTATTTGCTAATGAATTTGTATGGCGTCACGTTAGTTTGCTTGTTTATTGTTACTTTTGATTTTTGCTGTGACTAAGATTTGATAGCGGTTGTCTAGGTTGTAGCTATAAAGCAACTTGACCCTAACGGACTTCAAGGGATTCGTGAATTTGTTGTTGAAGTGTTGACGTTGAGTTTGGCAGATCACCCTAACCTTGTGAAGTTGATTGGATTTTGTGCTGAGGGAGAGCAGAGGCTATTAGTTTATGAGTACATGCCATTAGGATCTTTGGAGGACCATTTGCTTGGTAAATTCTATCATCTCAATTTTTCATAAGCAGCATTTTTATCAATGGCTTGTCTCATTTCCTCTCCCATTGTCCTAGATATTCGGCCAGGTAGAAAACCACTTGATTGGAACACAAGAATGAAAATAGCAGCTGGTGCAGCTAGGGGTTTGGAGTATCTGCATGATAAAATGAAGCCTCCTGTAATATATCGCGATTTGAAATGTTCTAACATTTTGTTAGGAGAGGGATATCATCCTAAATTGTCCGATTTTGGCTTGGCAAAAGTAGGCCCAAGTGGTGATAAGACCCATGTTTCAACAAGGGTTATGGGCACATATGGGTATTGCGCCCCAGATTATGCAATGACAGGCCAGTTGACATTCAAGTCAGATATTTACAGCTTCGGGGTTGTTCTTTTGGAGCTTATTACAGGCCGGAAAGCCATTGACCATACAAAACCTGCCAAAGAACAAAATCTAGTTGCATGGGTATGTCACTACTCTTTACCTGTCTGTTTTATTTACTCTGGAATCCATGATTGTTTGTTGATTACTTGATTTACTTTTGTAGAAACTATTCTTGTCAAATTGTTGTAGCTGAGAATTTGAGTGATTAGTGTAATTAGATAAAAGCAAGTGGTGTTACTTTTTAAGCCTGGATTAGTTTGTATTATCTTTGGAAGAGCTGTGAATTTGCATCCTGGTTGGCACCTAGTTAAATTGTTGAATGTGGGATTTATAGGAAGTGTAGTGACCTATGTCGCATAGATACGATACTAGCGTATCCACTACAGctatacattattttaaaaatatataggatATGATTCGTGCAACAATCATATTTAGAAATGTATAAAAATTcgtaaaacataataaatatataatcgcAATTTTGCAAATTCAGATTAAAAACATACTTCTTGGAcactactgaaaataaaaaattataaattattgtcaTCATAAATTACTTTCTATTATTTACATTTATGAATAGTACTGTCAATCCCATTTCTTTCTTGAAATCATTCATAAAGATCAATAGCTAGACTTTTTTCTGAAGCTAGCTGATTAATTTGTATGCTGATAACTTTTTTCCCTTTCAATACTTCTAGAGACCCACATTAGAGATAAGTCAAAAGTGTCATCATACTgaactattttttaaagatcTTAGAAAATTGGAAGTTTTAATCATATGTATAATGATACATTTAAAGTGCTTATTGAATTTCTAGAATAAACAGTTATGAAAAAGTCATTACTACTATTATGCATATAATTGCATgcctttacctttttcttttagaCTTTTGGTAAAATAAATTGGTAAGCTGGAATGGTTCCCTCCAAACCTGTCCCCAATACTAAGCATGGTGACTACACCCGTTAATGCCAAACCCATTGGAAAAGCTTACTACATTGGCCCAACAAAGGAATAGCTAGACCATATTGTGCAAAGCAGTGCCTTTGCCTAGGATAGCCTTTCTAGCCTCTTGGTTAGGAATCAAATCTGAGCTCTCAAGGGAAATGAATGATATTCTACCACATTGAGGGCGATGCTCGGTAGTATGCCTTTGCTGGTCACTGGAAATAATACACACTGATTTTCATGCCCTCATTTACCTTAAGTGGGGTACTTCTATTTCACACACGAAAATGAATCCCTATtccttattttgtgtttttattgaacTGGAACTATAGGTAACTGGAAAGCTCAAATATGGTCAAATTAGAATGGTTGTAGCACATAGTTACTCcactttttcattttgtgttcTTCATTAATGCTTCACATTATGAATAGTTATTGGCTTTTACTGTTTGGTAATGTGTCTCATACATAAGAATCTCAGTTAATCTCCTCAGTCTCCTTATCTTTCCATTAAGGTGAACAGATCACATTCATACTACTGAGTATATCAAGAATAAATAAATGTCTCAATACTGAAGGTTGCCGGTTTATTGTATACTTGATAAATTACCTGAATTGATTAAATTCATATTATCACTTCCAAAATTATTGACTCATGGTACATGTGAATTGTTTGCAGGCAAGACCCTTGTTCAGAGATAGGAGAAAATTTTCGCAAATGGTTGACCCATTACTTGAAGGTCAATATCCCGTGAGAGGCCTATACCAAGCTCTTGCCATTGCTGCTATGTGTGTTCAAGAGCAGCCTAATATGCGGCCTGTAATAGTTGACGTGGTTACAGCTCTAAATTACCTAGCTTCTCAGAAGTATGATCCCCAACTTCATCCAGCACAAACTTCTAGAAGGAGTCCACCTTCTCAGATGATGAAAAGGGATGATGATGATCATAGACATATTTTAAGCATCGAGCATGAGACAGACAGATCTTAAAACTaggaaaatagattttttttttgtctgttcATATGCAATGTGCCTAGTTTCCAAATTTTGTTTCATAGGGGAGATAACAGGTGCCTTATCAAGTGTAAGTCTCATTGAAATTTTCTTACTTAGTGCCCCCTCAATGTAAATGTCAGCTGCTGCCTTTAATGTGTATTTAAATGCCTTTCTGTAGGaagtatatttaattgtttttgtgttttgcccCTTCGTTAGAATTTAGCCTCAGATATAACATGACTTATTTCGTCTTGATCTACAGTCTAGTTCATTGTCCACCATCTAGGAGTGCATCCTAAATGTTTGAACAGAATGATTTGTACGAGTGGACCACATAAGTTCTTTATGAGGAAACTCTGATGGTGATATCTTGCCATGATTGAAAGGAACATGGGCTTGGATTTTGGAAGTGAAGGCAAAGAAAGATAGATAGATAAGAGAGCCCGAGCGTGTGGTTAAGAATGACTTGATGATTTGGCTTggacaagaaaatgaaaatatcttggattttttttactaattagcCATGAATTTTAACTTCTAACAATAACCACTGTTTTGTAATCCTATGGATTTATTTCAAAGCCATGCAAGATAATTGAGTCTGTTAGGACCTACATAATTTGGCAATTGACTTCAACATTTCTTCCCTCACATGGTAGTTGTCCAGTGTTAGACACAAACTTTGGTTCCAAGAGTTGGAGACTCAACCCAACTATCTTCCTCACTAGCTCTTTAACAAACACATCATAGGCTTAATTTATTATACTTGGTACGTTCTTCCAAACCTTCGCATTGtgcttttgtaatttttttattttaattcacaaTAGAATACtctctaactatgaaaactagaAAAAATCAGGTAGGGCTCACAAAATCTTGAAAATGcattaaattaagaataaacCCAAAAAATACAAGGCAATTAGGGAAGAATAACAAAACTTGAAATTTGACTAGACAATGACATTGAATATTATTGAGAAACAATAATATCttaccaaacacactctaaatcCAATTGCACTTCGCGGTGTTGTTGTTTAcacttgatttttgaaaggttATACTTTGCAATACAAATACACCATTAATGAAAATTGGCTCTTCtttgtgttttcattttcttataagagaaatcaaaaacaaaaaatcaaagcaTATAAAATCTGTTgtggtttttagttttaaaaactaataaaaaaacaatatttgaaaacaatttttataaagaaGTTGAGTAGTGTCAGAGTTAGTTTTTGATGTCTCGAAAATGACTACCTACGGAAGATTCTGACCAATGAAGAGTTTAGTGAAGTGTCATCGTGTGAAGTGTTG harbors:
- the LOC100804000 gene encoding probable serine/threonine-protein kinase PBL5; this encodes MGWFCCPGKSSKKSVTEDYSDTLNQKPINFTATDSVKVDFRVNGNKEDGSKGDQLALDVKSLNLKEEASQDRKDNGNRAQTFSFNELEAATGSFRLDCFLGEGGFGKVYKGHLERINQVVAIKQLDPNGLQGIREFVVEVLTLSLADHPNLVKLIGFCAEGEQRLLVYEYMPLGSLEDHLLDIRPGRKPLDWNTRMKIAAGAARGLEYLHDKMKPPVIYRDLKCSNILLGEGYHPKLSDFGLAKVGPSGDKTHVSTRVMGTYGYCAPDYAMTGQLTFKSDIYSFGVVLLELITGRKAIDHTKPAKEQNLVAWARPLFRDRRKFSQMVDPLLEGQYPVRGLYQALAIAAMCVQEQPNMRPVIVDVVTALNYLASQKYDPQLHPAQTSRRSPPSQMMKRDDDDHRHILSIEHETDRS